A single Bufo bufo chromosome 6, aBufBuf1.1, whole genome shotgun sequence DNA region contains:
- the RBP5 gene encoding retinol-binding protein 5, protein MAAALNGKYELVSQENLEEYLKALNLNIALRKIILLLRPEKEFEVDGNRVIMRTLSTFRNYFMDFILGEEFEEDMGILDGRICKTTVSWEDDKLVCVQKGEVPNRGWKHWLQGDLLLTELTAGDAVCIQTYRRV, encoded by the exons ATGGCCGCAGCGCTCAATGGAAAGTACGAGCTGGTATCACAGGAAAACCTGGAGGAATATCTCAAAGCTTTAA ATCTGAACATTGCTCTGCGGAAGATTATTTTACTTCTGCGCCCAGAGAAAGAGTTTGAAGTGGACGGTAACCGCGTGATTATGAGAACGCTCAGCACCTTCCGGAACTACTTCATGGATTTCATCTTGGGGGAAGAATTTGAAGAGGACATGGGTATTTTAGATGGACGAATCTGCAAG ACCACTGTATCCTGGGAAGATGACAAGCTGGTGTGTGTACAGAAGGGTGAGGTCCCAAACCGTGGCTGGAAGCATTGGCTGCAAGGAGATCTATTGCTTACG GAGCTGACGGCGGGGGATGCAGTCTGCATACAAACCTACCGCAGAGTATAA